One genomic segment of Pseudomonas chlororaphis subsp. aurantiaca includes these proteins:
- a CDS encoding ArsR/SmtB family transcription factor, whose translation MAPDTSSPSLLPVAASLDGSAMIFAALGDETRLRLVAILCGGGAMSITQLTLGTDISRQAVTKHLQVLAQAGLVRDAKLGRERLWALEPGRLAEARRSLEVISQQWDQALGQLQAFVES comes from the coding sequence TTGGCCCCTGATACTTCTTCCCCATCCCTGTTGCCGGTGGCGGCATCGCTGGACGGCTCGGCCATGATCTTCGCGGCACTGGGTGACGAGACCCGCCTGCGGCTCGTCGCCATCCTGTGTGGCGGCGGCGCCATGTCGATCACCCAGTTGACCCTCGGCACCGACATCAGCCGCCAGGCGGTGACCAAGCATCTGCAGGTGCTGGCGCAGGCCGGGCTGGTGCGCGACGCCAAGCTGGGGCGCGAGCGCCTGTGGGCATTGGAGCCGGGCCGGCTGGCCGAAGCCCGGCGCTCGCTGGAGGTGATCAGCCAGCAGTGGGATCAGGCCCTGGGTCAATTGCAGGCCTTTGTCGAGTCATAA
- a CDS encoding SRPBCC family protein yields MNSSDRIERKILLKATRSRVWAALADAEAFGSWFGVALAGQRFVVGQRTRGQITYPGYEHLVWDVLVERLEPEHLFAFSWHPYAVEPGVDYSGEPSTLVQFELEDLDGGTLLRVVESGFDGIPPERRLKAFRMNSRGWDEQMNNIETYLGP; encoded by the coding sequence ATGAACTCATCAGATCGCATCGAAAGAAAGATCCTGCTCAAGGCAACCCGCTCTCGTGTCTGGGCCGCGCTGGCCGATGCCGAGGCGTTCGGCAGCTGGTTCGGCGTGGCGCTCGCGGGCCAGCGTTTTGTCGTCGGGCAACGCACCCGGGGGCAGATTACCTATCCCGGGTATGAACACCTGGTCTGGGATGTGCTGGTGGAGCGGCTGGAGCCCGAACACCTGTTCGCTTTCAGCTGGCACCCGTACGCGGTGGAGCCTGGAGTCGACTACTCCGGCGAGCCCAGCACCCTGGTGCAATTCGAACTCGAAGACCTGGACGGCGGCACCTTGCTGCGGGTGGTCGAGTCGGGGTTCGATGGCATTCCCCCCGAGCGGCGGCTCAAGGCGTTTCGCATGAACAGCCGTGGCTGGGATGAGCAGATGAACAATATCGAGACCTACCTTGGCCCCTGA
- the qhpC gene encoding quinohemoprotein amine dehydrogenase subunit gamma: protein MKHLKPINNKAQKLEQAADENRIEEVVAMSSVAGCASTTDPGWEIDAFGGVSSLCQPMEADLYGCSDPCWWPAQVPDMMSTYPDWNKDAQASNENWRNLGTVFPKDK from the coding sequence ATGAAACATCTCAAGCCGATCAATAACAAAGCCCAGAAACTGGAACAGGCCGCCGACGAGAACCGTATCGAAGAGGTGGTCGCCATGAGTTCGGTGGCCGGCTGTGCCTCGACCACCGACCCGGGCTGGGAAATCGATGCCTTCGGTGGCGTGTCGTCCTTGTGCCAGCCGATGGAGGCCGACCTCTACGGTTGCTCCGACCCGTGCTGGTGGCCGGCCCAGGTGCCGGACATGATGAGCACCTACCCCGACTGGAACAAGGACGCCCAGGCCTCCAACGAGAACTGGCGCAACCTCGGTACCGTGTTCCCCAAAGACAAGTAA
- a CDS encoding HAD family hydrolase — protein MLNALLFDLDGTLTDTDQLHLLALQQLLLEEDGRMFTHQEFEAHVSGQANANMCRYLFPQRSVAEHEAFADRKEARFRQLSPQLTPMPGLLRLLDFARERGIGVCVVTNAPRANAEHMLAVLGLDDRFDTVLVAEELPRAKPDPLPYLTGLEYLGASAEAGIAFEDSIPGLTAAVGAGIFTVGLATSQSPEALLAAGAHLVVEDFNDPQLWAVIERMLGPR, from the coding sequence ATGCTCAATGCCCTGCTTTTCGATCTCGACGGCACCCTGACCGACACCGACCAACTGCACCTGCTGGCGTTGCAGCAGTTGTTGCTGGAGGAAGATGGCCGGATGTTCACCCATCAAGAGTTCGAGGCCCATGTCAGTGGCCAGGCCAATGCCAACATGTGCCGCTACCTGTTTCCGCAGCGCTCGGTGGCCGAGCACGAGGCCTTTGCCGATCGCAAGGAAGCGCGCTTTCGCCAGTTGTCGCCGCAGCTGACGCCGATGCCGGGCCTGCTGCGCCTGCTGGATTTCGCCCGGGAACGCGGCATTGGCGTGTGCGTGGTGACCAATGCGCCACGGGCCAACGCCGAGCACATGCTGGCCGTGCTGGGGCTGGACGATCGCTTCGATACCGTGCTGGTGGCCGAGGAATTGCCGCGGGCCAAGCCCGACCCGCTGCCCTACCTCACCGGCCTGGAGTACCTGGGTGCCAGCGCCGAGGCCGGGATTGCCTTCGAGGACTCGATCCCCGGCCTGACCGCCGCGGTCGGGGCCGGGATCTTCACCGTCGGCCTGGCCACCAGCCAGAGCCCCGAGGCCCTGCTGGCCGCCGGTGCACATCTAGTGGTCGAAGACTTCAACGACCCGCAATTGTGGGCGGTGATCGAGCGGATGCTCGGCCCGCGCTGA
- the peaA gene encoding quinohemoprotein amine dehydrogenase subunit alpha, producing MKRTLRAGMSSGLLALAVCAALHSPPSLAARDAQAILKETCQGCHTPETGGGLSRISHQRKTPEGWLMSIARMQVMHGLQISDDDRRTLVKYLADTQGLAPSETDGVRYALERRLNTVEKFDEQTRQMCGRCHSGARVALQRRPAQEWERLVNFHLGQWPSLEYQALSRDRDWFDLARKEMVPLLAKRYRLDNPAWTKWLGSAPKAETLAGDWSFSGHLPGKGELAGVMSVSADGNDSFKVSVKGQYADGSPFNGEGSAILYSGYEWRGNVSIDGVSMRQVFAAKGNELQGRMFEAEHDERGLDFVAAKQGSSRLLAVQPGYLKAGGETEVTLIGSGLTGKPSFGKGVEVLEVIEQSPQRIKLKLKAAANAQPGLRNVTVGTLKGPTLSVYSTIAEVKVVPEFSVARVGDGGGSTPKVQGRFDAEAWGKGDDGKPYRIGVFPAQWKVEAFDERAKEDEDVKFAGQMQADSGVFIPGDAGPNPQRKMSTNNAGNLKVIAAVDDAGKSLTGEGHLIVTVQRWNNPPIP from the coding sequence ATCAAGAGAACACTCCGAGCAGGCATGTCCAGCGGCCTGCTGGCGCTGGCGGTCTGCGCCGCCTTGCATTCCCCTCCCAGCCTCGCGGCGCGCGATGCCCAGGCCATCCTCAAGGAAACCTGCCAGGGCTGCCATACCCCGGAAACGGGGGGCGGCTTGAGCCGCATCAGCCACCAGCGCAAGACCCCGGAAGGCTGGCTGATGAGCATCGCCCGCATGCAGGTTATGCATGGCTTGCAGATCAGCGACGACGATCGCCGCACCCTGGTCAAATACCTGGCCGACACCCAGGGCCTGGCGCCGAGCGAAACCGACGGCGTGCGTTATGCCCTGGAGCGGCGCCTGAACACGGTGGAGAAGTTCGACGAACAAACCAGGCAGATGTGCGGCCGCTGCCACTCCGGCGCGCGGGTCGCCCTGCAACGGCGTCCGGCCCAGGAGTGGGAGCGCCTGGTGAACTTCCACCTCGGCCAATGGCCGTCCCTGGAATACCAGGCGCTGTCCCGCGATCGCGACTGGTTCGACCTGGCGCGCAAGGAGATGGTGCCGCTGCTGGCCAAGCGGTATCGGCTGGACAACCCGGCCTGGACAAAATGGCTGGGCAGCGCGCCCAAGGCCGAGACCCTGGCAGGCGACTGGAGCTTCAGTGGCCATCTGCCGGGCAAGGGCGAACTGGCCGGGGTGATGAGCGTCAGCGCCGACGGCAATGACAGCTTCAAGGTCAGCGTCAAGGGCCAGTACGCCGACGGCAGCCCGTTCAACGGCGAGGGCAGCGCGATCCTCTACAGCGGCTACGAGTGGCGCGGCAATGTCAGCATCGACGGCGTGAGCATGCGTCAGGTGTTCGCCGCCAAAGGCAATGAATTGCAGGGCCGGATGTTCGAGGCCGAGCACGACGAACGCGGCCTGGACTTCGTCGCCGCCAAGCAGGGCAGCAGTCGTTTGCTGGCGGTGCAGCCGGGTTATCTCAAGGCCGGCGGCGAAACCGAGGTCACCCTGATCGGCAGCGGCCTCACCGGCAAACCGAGTTTTGGCAAAGGCGTGGAAGTGCTCGAAGTCATCGAGCAGAGCCCGCAGCGGATCAAGCTCAAACTCAAGGCAGCCGCCAATGCCCAACCGGGCCTGCGCAACGTCACCGTCGGCACACTGAAAGGCCCGACGCTGTCGGTCTACAGCACGATCGCCGAAGTCAAGGTCGTGCCTGAATTCTCGGTGGCGCGGGTCGGTGATGGCGGTGGTTCGACGCCCAAGGTCCAGGGCCGCTTCGATGCCGAAGCCTGGGGCAAGGGCGACGATGGCAAGCCGTACCGCATCGGCGTGTTCCCGGCGCAGTGGAAGGTCGAGGCCTTCGACGAGCGGGCCAAGGAAGACGAAGACGTCAAGTTCGCAGGCCAGATGCAGGCCGACAGCGGCGTGTTCATTCCGGGTGATGCCGGGCCCAATCCGCAGCGCAAGATGTCCACCAACAACGCCGGCAACCTCAAGGTGATCGCCGCCGTCGACGACGCAGGGAAATCCCTGACCGGCGAAGGCCACCTGATCGTCACCGTGCAACGCTGGAACAATCCACCCATCCCGTAA
- a CDS encoding lysozyme inhibitor LprI family protein, whose translation MNPRFLLALAPLLLTPLAQAADCANATTQAAMNQCAAQQHKAADKELNTLYQRITQRLKDNPEGKKLLVSAQRAWLVFRDAECGFAASGVAGGSVYPLIYSNCTTDLTKARVEAFKTYLKCQEGDLSCPVPGN comes from the coding sequence ATGAACCCACGTTTTCTGCTGGCCCTGGCGCCGCTGCTGCTCACCCCGCTGGCGCAGGCCGCCGACTGTGCCAACGCCACCACCCAGGCCGCCATGAACCAGTGCGCCGCCCAGCAGCACAAGGCCGCGGACAAGGAACTGAACACGCTCTACCAGCGCATCACCCAGCGCCTGAAGGACAACCCGGAGGGCAAGAAGCTGCTGGTCAGCGCCCAGCGCGCCTGGCTGGTCTTCCGGGATGCGGAGTGCGGGTTCGCCGCCTCCGGGGTCGCCGGTGGCAGCGTCTATCCGTTGATCTACAGCAACTGCACCACCGACCTGACCAAGGCCCGGGTCGAGGCGTTCAAGACCTACCTCAAGTGCCAGGAAGGCGACCTGAGCTGCCCGGTGCCGGGCAATTGA
- the peaD gene encoding quinohemoprotein amine dehydrogenase subunit beta has protein sequence MLRKNACGLAASVILGACSLGVLADDNKALNAGHEYMVTTNYPNNLHVIDLASDTLYKTCKMPDAFGPGTVQLAPDRKVAYVLNNHYADVYGVELDSCKQVFHASITQQPGEKARSMFAFTVSHDGKELYTVANPTQMLNDRYEVKQPRLDVYATDAGLKARPVRSFPAPRQLTIMQSGDDGSLYVAGADVYKVDVKTGKFDVLIPSRHWKRPNYSAPDVLYVWNQQTWRHDFSLLYTAAKFKDKKQDPASAEYLYGLFSIDLKTGKSETTDFGPLTEIYFSGMRSPKDPNLMFGVLNRLAKYDIKQKKLLQAATLDHSYYCISFNKAGTKIYLAGTFNDVAIFDADSLKQIGSIKLPGGDMAITTAQVFER, from the coding sequence ATGCTTCGCAAAAATGCCTGCGGCCTGGCCGCTTCCGTGATCCTGGGCGCCTGTTCCCTCGGCGTCCTGGCCGACGACAACAAGGCCCTCAACGCCGGCCATGAATACATGGTCACCACCAACTACCCGAACAACCTGCACGTGATCGACCTGGCCAGCGACACGCTGTACAAGACCTGCAAGATGCCCGACGCCTTCGGCCCCGGCACCGTGCAACTGGCGCCGGATCGCAAGGTCGCCTACGTGCTGAACAACCACTACGCCGATGTCTACGGGGTCGAGCTGGACAGCTGCAAGCAGGTGTTCCACGCCAGCATCACCCAGCAGCCGGGGGAAAAGGCTCGCTCGATGTTCGCCTTCACCGTCAGCCACGACGGCAAGGAGCTGTACACCGTGGCCAACCCGACCCAGATGCTCAACGACCGCTACGAGGTCAAGCAGCCGCGGCTGGACGTCTACGCCACCGACGCCGGGCTCAAGGCCAGGCCGGTGCGCAGCTTCCCGGCGCCACGGCAGTTGACCATCATGCAGAGCGGCGACGACGGCTCGCTCTATGTGGCCGGGGCGGACGTGTACAAGGTCGACGTCAAGACCGGCAAGTTCGACGTGCTGATCCCCAGCCGCCACTGGAAGCGCCCGAACTACAGCGCGCCGGACGTGCTCTACGTGTGGAACCAGCAGACCTGGCGCCATGATTTCTCGCTGCTCTACACCGCCGCCAAGTTCAAGGACAAGAAACAGGATCCGGCCAGCGCCGAGTACCTGTACGGCCTGTTCAGCATCGACTTGAAAACCGGCAAGAGCGAAACCACCGACTTCGGTCCGCTGACGGAAATCTACTTCAGCGGCATGCGTTCGCCGAAGGACCCGAACCTGATGTTCGGTGTGCTCAACCGCCTGGCCAAGTACGACATCAAGCAGAAAAAACTGCTCCAGGCCGCCACCCTGGACCATTCCTACTACTGCATTTCCTTCAACAAGGCAGGCACCAAGATCTACCTGGCCGGGACCTTCAACGACGTGGCGATCTTCGATGCCGACAGCCTGAAGCAGATCGGCAGCATCAAGCTGCCGGGCGGGGACATGGCGATCACCACGGCGCAGGTGTTCGAGCGTTAG
- a CDS encoding DUF1090 family protein — protein MNALTSLSLLALLGLAASTGHAQEAPEPASPEATSSCLTRGETIKSSLEKLLPDPEYRRLAGLQRALEPLSRYCDGLHFEHNPPLRQAEYQVILRQMELEAAQRYGDPSIIDKRKARLTHALQVLQYALGAHDN, from the coding sequence ATGAACGCCCTCACCTCCCTCTCCCTGCTGGCCCTGCTTGGCCTTGCAGCCAGCACGGGCCATGCCCAGGAAGCCCCCGAACCGGCCTCGCCGGAAGCCACCAGCAGTTGCCTGACCCGCGGCGAGACCATCAAGAGCAGCCTGGAAAAACTCCTGCCCGACCCCGAGTACCGCCGACTGGCCGGCCTGCAACGGGCGCTGGAACCCCTCAGCCGTTATTGCGACGGCCTGCACTTCGAGCACAACCCGCCCCTGCGCCAGGCCGAATACCAGGTGATATTGCGCCAGATGGAACTCGAGGCCGCGCAGCGTTATGGCGACCCGAGCATCATCGACAAACGCAAGGCGCGGCTCACTCACGCCCTGCAAGTCCTGCAATACGCCCTCGGCGCCCACGACAACTGA
- the peaB gene encoding quinohemoprotein amine dehydrogenase maturation protein, producing the protein MGAILNLVERNLHEVQVDADRMLFHIPSSSLFASDELTGTIIDTLRGPGCTPEDLVQRLGARFNGEEINETLRELIALELVSDGSPLTPEIAVKRVERTAINTVVLNVNTGCNLSCTYCYKEDLDKPSAGKKMDVETAIASVEMLLRESPDEERFTVVFFGGEPLSNRKLIEYMVDYCEKRFREAGKFVEFVMTTNATLLTEETVDYLNAHRFGLSVSIDGPKTVHDRNRITVGGQGTYDVVRRKAQMLLARYDSRPVGARVTLTTGVTDVETIWDHLFNELGFAEVGFAPVTSGDISSFNLTGEELIEVFASMKRLGRRYLEAALEHRNIGFSNLHQLITDIHEGHKKALPCGAGLKMLAVDHKGELNLCHRFTGSSLPTFGNVRDGGVKQMELNDFLSQRLDRTNTGCDSCRIRNLCSGGCYHESYARYGDPAHPTYHYCELMRDWVDFGIEVYSRIMAHNPAFISSYITPRKAH; encoded by the coding sequence ATGGGCGCTATCTTGAATCTGGTCGAACGCAACCTGCACGAAGTGCAGGTCGATGCCGACCGCATGCTGTTCCATATCCCCAGCAGTTCGCTGTTCGCCAGCGATGAGTTGACCGGTACCATCATCGACACCTTGCGCGGCCCCGGCTGCACCCCGGAGGACCTGGTCCAGCGCCTCGGCGCACGGTTCAACGGCGAGGAAATCAACGAAACCCTGCGCGAGCTGATCGCCCTGGAGCTGGTCAGCGACGGCTCGCCGCTGACCCCGGAGATCGCGGTCAAACGGGTCGAGCGCACGGCGATCAACACCGTGGTGCTCAACGTCAACACCGGCTGCAACCTGAGTTGCACCTACTGCTACAAGGAAGACCTGGACAAGCCCTCGGCGGGCAAGAAGATGGACGTCGAGACGGCCATCGCCTCGGTGGAAATGCTGCTCAGGGAATCCCCCGATGAAGAGCGTTTCACCGTGGTGTTCTTTGGTGGCGAGCCGCTGAGCAACCGCAAGCTGATCGAGTACATGGTCGACTACTGCGAGAAGCGTTTTCGCGAGGCGGGCAAGTTCGTCGAGTTCGTCATGACCACCAACGCTACGTTGCTCACCGAGGAAACGGTGGACTACCTGAATGCCCACCGCTTCGGTTTGTCGGTGAGCATCGACGGGCCAAAGACCGTGCACGACCGCAACCGCATCACCGTGGGCGGGCAGGGCACCTATGACGTGGTGCGGCGCAAGGCACAGATGCTGCTGGCTCGCTACGACAGCCGCCCGGTCGGCGCGCGGGTGACCCTGACCACCGGCGTCACCGACGTGGAAACCATCTGGGACCACCTGTTCAACGAACTGGGTTTCGCCGAGGTCGGGTTTGCCCCGGTGACCTCGGGCGATATCAGCAGCTTCAACCTCACAGGCGAGGAACTGATCGAAGTCTTCGCCAGCATGAAGCGCCTGGGCCGGCGCTACCTGGAGGCGGCCCTGGAGCATCGCAATATCGGTTTCTCCAACCTGCACCAGCTGATCACCGATATCCACGAAGGCCACAAGAAGGCGCTGCCCTGTGGCGCCGGGCTGAAGATGCTGGCGGTGGACCACAAGGGCGAGCTGAACCTGTGCCACCGCTTTACCGGCTCATCGCTGCCGACCTTCGGCAACGTGCGCGACGGCGGGGTGAAGCAGATGGAGCTCAACGACTTCCTGTCCCAGCGCCTGGACCGCACCAACACCGGCTGCGACAGCTGCCGCATCCGCAACCTGTGTTCCGGCGGCTGCTACCACGAGAGCTACGCCCGCTACGGCGACCCGGCGCACCCGACCTATCACTATTGCGAACTGATGCGTGACTGGGTGGATTTCGGCATCGAGGTCTACAGCCGGATCATGGCCCACAACCCTGCGTTCATCAGCAGCTACATCACTCCGCGCAAGGCTCACTGA
- a CDS encoding aminoglycoside phosphotransferase family protein, with amino-acid sequence MFEFYLKRWNLRVDGEPIVTPGSHLLPVRLDDAPAMLKIALDDEEKYGNRLMVWWAGEGAARVYAHHGDALLMERAMGRRSLMQMALAGEDDEVSRIVCASLARLHAPRSTPLPPLLTLPVWFKALRPAARREGGMFLRCLATADELLASPREQVVLHGDIHHDNVLDFEERGWLVIDPKRVMGERGFDFANLICNPDLPTSGDPQRFTRQVEVIAQAAGLERKRLLQWVLAYTGLSAAWFLEDGDIASMEHELQVAELAIQALEGAA; translated from the coding sequence ATGTTCGAGTTTTACCTGAAACGCTGGAACCTGCGGGTCGATGGCGAGCCTATCGTCACCCCTGGCAGCCACCTGTTGCCGGTGCGCCTGGACGACGCGCCGGCGATGCTGAAGATCGCCCTCGACGACGAGGAAAAATACGGTAACCGCCTGATGGTCTGGTGGGCCGGGGAGGGTGCCGCCCGGGTCTACGCGCACCACGGCGATGCCTTGTTGATGGAGCGGGCCATGGGTCGGCGCTCGTTGATGCAGATGGCCCTGGCCGGCGAAGACGACGAGGTCAGCCGGATCGTCTGCGCCAGCCTGGCACGCCTGCATGCGCCACGCTCGACACCCTTGCCGCCGTTGTTGACCCTGCCGGTATGGTTCAAGGCCCTGCGCCCGGCCGCCCGGCGCGAGGGTGGGATGTTCCTGCGCTGCCTGGCCACGGCCGACGAGTTGCTGGCATCCCCTCGGGAGCAGGTGGTGCTGCACGGCGATATCCATCACGACAACGTGCTGGATTTCGAGGAGCGTGGCTGGCTGGTGATCGATCCCAAGCGGGTCATGGGCGAGCGCGGCTTCGATTTCGCCAACCTGATCTGCAACCCGGACCTGCCGACCAGCGGCGATCCGCAGCGCTTCACCCGCCAGGTCGAGGTCATCGCCCAGGCCGCGGGGCTGGAGCGCAAGCGCCTGCTGCAATGGGTGCTGGCCTATACCGGGCTGTCCGCCGCGTGGTTCCTGGAAGACGGCGACATAGCCAGCATGGAACACGAACTGCAGGTGGCGGAGTTGGCCATCCAGGCCCTGGAAGGTGCGGCCTAG